In Anoplopoma fimbria isolate UVic2021 breed Golden Eagle Sablefish chromosome 12, Afim_UVic_2022, whole genome shotgun sequence, one DNA window encodes the following:
- the LOC129100238 gene encoding uncharacterized protein LOC129100238 isoform X1, which translates to MKVRHTLIVFFFLSDLQDGNNGLVKVQVYTAAEGGNVRVECPSSSFGSWKIFCKEPCEQEDILIERTNVRAQKGRYSIEWMRGSRDVDVTIRQLTKSDSGLYRCGSRYSSHQIEVIVVDALLDGDPSEEKTLYSRTGGNVLVECFFTTSGSRTYFCKGECKEEDILVETTNLTAQRDRYSIRYVPGDPSGVFLYVGITQLTMSDSGRYRCVLDRRLFTDPYREFEIIVTDAPPTSKPNQDISSSVPSASTATTTQSFNSTSGSSGPTTRGVWLYAVIVVVIVIVSGLALMIFCIRRNTKPDGVNTRGTSEGTNMEIALYENCSPVSPSEDSTYQSLDPASRDQDQTYSTLTHT; encoded by the exons ATGAAAGTCCGTCACACTTTGatcgtcttcttcttcctct CAGATCTGCAGGATGGAAACAACGGTCTGGTCAAAGTCCAAGTCTATACAGCAGCTGAAGGGGGAAATGTCAGAGTTGAATGTCCGTCTTCTTCGTTTGGAAGCTGGAAGATCTTCTGTAAGGAACCGTGTGAACAAGAAGACATTCTCATTGAAAGAACCAATGTCAGAGCTCAGAAAGGCAGATACAGCATTGAATGGATGAGGGGAAGCAGAGATGTTGATGTGACCATCAGACAGCTGACCAAGTCTGACTCAGGACTGTACAGGTGTGGCTCTAGATATTCATCACATCAGATTGAAGTCATCGTTGTAGATG CTCTGCTGGATGGAGATCCTTCTGAAGAAAAAACCCTCTATTCAAGAACTGGAGGAAATGTCTtagttgaatgtttctttactaCCTCTGGATCCAGAACATACTTCTGTAAGGGAGAATGTAAAGAAGAAGACATTCTTGTTGAAACAACTAATCTCACagctcagagagacagatacagcATCAGATATGTACCAGGAGATCCATCAGGAGTATTTCTGTATGTGGGCATCACACAGCTGACCATGTCTGACTCAGGACGGTACCGGTGTGTTCTGGACAGGCGTCTGTTTACAGATCCTTACCGTGAGTTTGAGATCATTGTCACAGATG CTCCGCCCACTTCTAAACCAAACCAAGATATTTCATCATCAGTCCCATCAGCCTCCACAGCAACAACGACTCAGAGTTTTAACTCCACTTCAGGAAGTTCTGGACCAACAACTAGAG gTGTGTGGTTGTATGCAGTGATTGTTGTCGTCATTGTCATCGTCTCAGGACTGGCGCTGATGATATTCTGTATTCGGAGGAACACCAAACCTGATG GTGTGAACACCAGAGGAACCTCAGAAGGCACAAACATGGAG ATTGCCCTCTATGAGAACTGTTCTCCAGTCTCCCCATCTGAAGACTCCACCTATCAGAGCCTCGATCCAGCCAGCAGGGATCAGGACCAAACCTActctacactcacacacacataa
- the LOC129100238 gene encoding uncharacterized protein LOC129100238 isoform X2, whose protein sequence is MKVRHTLIVFFFLYLQDGNNGLVKVQVYTAAEGGNVRVECPSSSFGSWKIFCKEPCEQEDILIERTNVRAQKGRYSIEWMRGSRDVDVTIRQLTKSDSGLYRCGSRYSSHQIEVIVVDALLDGDPSEEKTLYSRTGGNVLVECFFTTSGSRTYFCKGECKEEDILVETTNLTAQRDRYSIRYVPGDPSGVFLYVGITQLTMSDSGRYRCVLDRRLFTDPYREFEIIVTDAPPTSKPNQDISSSVPSASTATTTQSFNSTSGSSGPTTRGVWLYAVIVVVIVIVSGLALMIFCIRRNTKPDGVNTRGTSEGTNMEIALYENCSPVSPSEDSTYQSLDPASRDQDQTYSTLTHT, encoded by the exons ATGAAAGTCCGTCACACTTTGatcgtcttcttcttcctct ATCTGCAGGATGGAAACAACGGTCTGGTCAAAGTCCAAGTCTATACAGCAGCTGAAGGGGGAAATGTCAGAGTTGAATGTCCGTCTTCTTCGTTTGGAAGCTGGAAGATCTTCTGTAAGGAACCGTGTGAACAAGAAGACATTCTCATTGAAAGAACCAATGTCAGAGCTCAGAAAGGCAGATACAGCATTGAATGGATGAGGGGAAGCAGAGATGTTGATGTGACCATCAGACAGCTGACCAAGTCTGACTCAGGACTGTACAGGTGTGGCTCTAGATATTCATCACATCAGATTGAAGTCATCGTTGTAGATG CTCTGCTGGATGGAGATCCTTCTGAAGAAAAAACCCTCTATTCAAGAACTGGAGGAAATGTCTtagttgaatgtttctttactaCCTCTGGATCCAGAACATACTTCTGTAAGGGAGAATGTAAAGAAGAAGACATTCTTGTTGAAACAACTAATCTCACagctcagagagacagatacagcATCAGATATGTACCAGGAGATCCATCAGGAGTATTTCTGTATGTGGGCATCACACAGCTGACCATGTCTGACTCAGGACGGTACCGGTGTGTTCTGGACAGGCGTCTGTTTACAGATCCTTACCGTGAGTTTGAGATCATTGTCACAGATG CTCCGCCCACTTCTAAACCAAACCAAGATATTTCATCATCAGTCCCATCAGCCTCCACAGCAACAACGACTCAGAGTTTTAACTCCACTTCAGGAAGTTCTGGACCAACAACTAGAG gTGTGTGGTTGTATGCAGTGATTGTTGTCGTCATTGTCATCGTCTCAGGACTGGCGCTGATGATATTCTGTATTCGGAGGAACACCAAACCTGATG GTGTGAACACCAGAGGAACCTCAGAAGGCACAAACATGGAG ATTGCCCTCTATGAGAACTGTTCTCCAGTCTCCCCATCTGAAGACTCCACCTATCAGAGCCTCGATCCAGCCAGCAGGGATCAGGACCAAACCTActctacactcacacacacataa
- the LOC129100238 gene encoding uncharacterized protein LOC129100238 isoform X3 → MKVRHTLIVFFFLSDLQDGNNGLVKVQVYTAAEGGNVRVECPSSSFGSWKIFCKEPCEQEDILIERTNVRAQKGRYSIEWMRGSRDVDVTIRQLTKSDSGLYRCGSRYSSHQIEVIVVDALLDGDPSEEKTLYSRTGGNVLVECFFTTSGSRTYFCKGECKEEDILVETTNLTAQRDRYSIRYVPGDPSGVFLYVGITQLTMSDSGRYRCVLDRRLFTDPYREFEIIVTDVPSASTATTTQSFNSTSGSSGPTTRGVWLYAVIVVVIVIVSGLALMIFCIRRNTKPDGVNTRGTSEGTNMEIALYENCSPVSPSEDSTYQSLDPASRDQDQTYSTLTHT, encoded by the exons ATGAAAGTCCGTCACACTTTGatcgtcttcttcttcctct CAGATCTGCAGGATGGAAACAACGGTCTGGTCAAAGTCCAAGTCTATACAGCAGCTGAAGGGGGAAATGTCAGAGTTGAATGTCCGTCTTCTTCGTTTGGAAGCTGGAAGATCTTCTGTAAGGAACCGTGTGAACAAGAAGACATTCTCATTGAAAGAACCAATGTCAGAGCTCAGAAAGGCAGATACAGCATTGAATGGATGAGGGGAAGCAGAGATGTTGATGTGACCATCAGACAGCTGACCAAGTCTGACTCAGGACTGTACAGGTGTGGCTCTAGATATTCATCACATCAGATTGAAGTCATCGTTGTAGATG CTCTGCTGGATGGAGATCCTTCTGAAGAAAAAACCCTCTATTCAAGAACTGGAGGAAATGTCTtagttgaatgtttctttactaCCTCTGGATCCAGAACATACTTCTGTAAGGGAGAATGTAAAGAAGAAGACATTCTTGTTGAAACAACTAATCTCACagctcagagagacagatacagcATCAGATATGTACCAGGAGATCCATCAGGAGTATTTCTGTATGTGGGCATCACACAGCTGACCATGTCTGACTCAGGACGGTACCGGTGTGTTCTGGACAGGCGTCTGTTTACAGATCCTTACCGTGAGTTTGAGATCATTGTCACAGATG TCCCATCAGCCTCCACAGCAACAACGACTCAGAGTTTTAACTCCACTTCAGGAAGTTCTGGACCAACAACTAGAG gTGTGTGGTTGTATGCAGTGATTGTTGTCGTCATTGTCATCGTCTCAGGACTGGCGCTGATGATATTCTGTATTCGGAGGAACACCAAACCTGATG GTGTGAACACCAGAGGAACCTCAGAAGGCACAAACATGGAG ATTGCCCTCTATGAGAACTGTTCTCCAGTCTCCCCATCTGAAGACTCCACCTATCAGAGCCTCGATCCAGCCAGCAGGGATCAGGACCAAACCTActctacactcacacacacataa